In Iodobacter fluviatilis, one DNA window encodes the following:
- a CDS encoding O-linked N-acetylglucosamine transferase, SPINDLY family protein has translation MPVADKLIQAIELQNKGEIAAAGKVFIEILDEDPNNAAALYSLGLIALNSGDASLALQLCERGVNAAPQFAPLRYLHGSILQGMGNREGALKSFDLALEIQPDDVSVLLNSGVLLRNMYRHLEALERFQRILRINPDHVAALGNSGILLTEFKQSEQAIAIFQRLIQIDPSYNYGLGLLFYERMHICDWADFNLLTQQIVDGIRKGERTCKSLAFMSASDNAADHLLAAKIFADQYCPKNAKSLWQGERYRHKKIKLVYLSPDLREHPVGHLMAGVFEHHDKSRFETIAISLGIDDQSRLRARMIKAFDQFIDVREMGSEQVAQMLRDMEADIIVDLGGYTSDTRSDILAFRPAPIQVNYLGYPGTMGTDYIDYIIADRFIIPPEQQQYYTEKVVYLPDTYLPTDSSVQIADRTPTRSECGLPDSGIVFCSFSHDYKISPAVFDVWMRLLTKVPGSVLWLMSRGDASQRNLRKEAVARGVDPDRLVFASRVPLVEDHLARYRQADIFLDTHPYNAHTTAADALMAGLPVVTYMGNSFPSRVAGSLLNAIGLPELITHSLAEYEAKILALALDARQLHALKQKLKEHKASFALFDTEGLCKNLENNYIAMWRAQQLGEFKDELS, from the coding sequence ATGCCTGTTGCTGACAAACTGATCCAAGCCATTGAATTACAAAATAAGGGAGAGATTGCTGCTGCAGGTAAGGTTTTTATTGAGATTCTGGATGAAGATCCAAATAATGCCGCAGCCCTTTATTCCTTAGGACTGATTGCGCTTAATTCGGGTGATGCTTCTTTGGCATTGCAGCTATGCGAGCGTGGTGTGAATGCAGCACCACAATTTGCACCCTTAAGATATTTACACGGCTCTATCTTACAGGGCATGGGAAATCGGGAAGGTGCACTTAAAAGCTTTGATCTGGCTTTGGAAATTCAGCCCGATGATGTCAGCGTATTACTTAATAGCGGCGTATTGCTCAGAAATATGTACCGGCATTTAGAAGCTCTGGAAAGATTTCAGCGGATATTAAGAATTAACCCGGATCATGTGGCTGCGCTTGGCAATAGCGGTATTTTACTGACCGAATTTAAGCAAAGTGAGCAAGCCATTGCGATATTTCAGCGGCTGATTCAAATTGACCCCTCCTATAATTATGGTCTGGGCCTGTTATTTTACGAGCGCATGCATATTTGCGACTGGGCAGATTTTAATTTGCTCACGCAACAGATTGTCGATGGTATTCGTAAAGGCGAGCGTACGTGTAAATCGCTGGCCTTTATGTCGGCCTCTGATAACGCGGCAGATCATTTACTGGCCGCTAAAATATTTGCTGATCAATATTGCCCTAAAAATGCCAAATCCCTTTGGCAAGGGGAACGATACCGGCATAAGAAAATAAAATTAGTATATTTATCGCCTGATTTACGCGAGCACCCGGTGGGCCATTTGATGGCAGGGGTGTTTGAACACCATGATAAATCTCGTTTTGAAACAATAGCGATTTCACTCGGTATTGACGATCAGAGCCGCTTGCGCGCACGAATGATTAAAGCCTTTGATCAGTTTATTGATGTGCGGGAAATGGGCTCGGAGCAGGTGGCTCAAATGCTGCGCGATATGGAAGCCGATATTATTGTGGATTTAGGAGGATATACCTCGGATACCCGCAGCGATATTTTGGCCTTTAGGCCCGCCCCTATCCAAGTGAATTACCTTGGCTATCCTGGCACCATGGGTACAGATTATATTGATTATATTATTGCCGACCGCTTTATTATTCCGCCGGAGCAGCAGCAGTATTACACCGAAAAAGTGGTGTATTTACCAGATACCTATTTGCCAACCGACAGTAGCGTTCAGATTGCCGATCGCACCCCCACGCGCAGCGAATGTGGCTTGCCCGATAGTGGCATTGTGTTTTGCTCCTTTAGCCATGATTACAAAATCTCACCGGCCGTATTTGATGTCTGGATGCGGCTGCTTACAAAAGTACCGGGCAGCGTACTCTGGCTGATGTCACGCGGGGATGCATCGCAGCGTAATTTGCGTAAAGAGGCCGTGGCAAGGGGAGTAGACCCAGACCGGCTAGTATTTGCCAGCCGGGTGCCGCTGGTGGAAGACCATCTGGCACGCTATCGCCAGGCTGATATTTTCTTAGATACCCATCCCTACAATGCCCACACCACCGCCGCCGATGCCCTGATGGCCGGCTTGCCTGTGGTTACTTATATGGGGAATTCCTTCCCGTCCCGGGTGGCTGGCAGCCTGCTGAATGCGATTGGCCTGCCAGAATTGATTACCCATTCATTAGCGGAATACGAGGCAAAAATTCTGGCGCTGGCTTTGGATGCTAGGCAATTACATGCCCTGAAACAGAAATTAAAAGAGCATAAGGCAAGCTTTGCCCTGTTTGATACTGAAGGGCTTTGTAAAAATCTGGAAAACAACTATATCGCTATGTGGCGGGCTCAGCAGCTGGGTGAATTTAAAGATGAATTAAGCTGA
- a CDS encoding HlyD family type I secretion periplasmic adaptor subunit, with protein MASANKPPVEKKGKKESAAVDFLPDADEIEQRQLPFYVRSTMLVLLISFISFLLWANFSEVEQVVVAQGRLVNPSPNIVVQPFETSIIQRIEVRVGQVVRKGQLLATLDPTFAQADDAQLRARLQSLETQIASLQAELTGKSKSNTSTDADTVLQSQILNERQANFRAQSAKIEQNLARLGASLQSNRHDFQVLSKRLKSMVEIEAMQEKAAAQQYDSKLRLLEVRDRRLEIERDLGLVQNKELELLKEQGALHAEKMAFANGWRQKVMEDMLAATRERDTLNEQLQKSDRRRQMVSLVSPVDAVVLDIAKLSQGSVLKEAEQMFTLVPLGAVLEVEAKIDSLDIGYIKEGDPVHMKLDAFPFQKHGMLEGKVRTISEDSFRNETAPRGADAFYISHINLGPNKLKMMTGKSRLLPGMTLSAEIVVGKRSVISYLIWPLTKAMGEAIREP; from the coding sequence ATGGCATCAGCAAACAAGCCACCTGTAGAGAAAAAAGGCAAGAAAGAATCGGCTGCGGTCGATTTCCTGCCTGATGCCGATGAAATCGAGCAGCGGCAACTGCCGTTTTATGTGCGCAGCACCATGCTGGTTTTATTGATTTCCTTTATCAGCTTTTTGCTATGGGCCAATTTTTCTGAAGTAGAGCAAGTGGTGGTGGCACAGGGGCGCTTGGTGAATCCATCGCCTAATATTGTGGTTCAGCCTTTTGAAACATCGATTATTCAGCGCATTGAAGTGCGTGTTGGGCAGGTGGTGCGTAAGGGCCAGCTTTTAGCCACGCTCGATCCCACTTTTGCGCAAGCAGATGATGCCCAGCTGCGGGCACGCTTACAAAGCCTAGAAACACAGATTGCCAGCTTACAGGCCGAGCTGACGGGCAAATCCAAAAGCAATACCAGTACCGATGCCGATACTGTTTTGCAGTCTCAGATTCTGAATGAGCGGCAAGCAAACTTCAGGGCGCAATCGGCCAAAATTGAGCAAAACCTTGCCCGGCTGGGGGCCTCGCTGCAGTCTAACCGTCATGATTTTCAGGTTTTATCCAAACGCCTGAAATCAATGGTAGAAATCGAAGCCATGCAGGAAAAAGCCGCCGCACAGCAATACGATTCCAAGCTGCGTTTGCTTGAAGTGCGGGACCGGCGCTTAGAAATCGAACGGGATTTAGGCTTGGTGCAAAATAAAGAGCTTGAGCTGCTTAAAGAGCAGGGTGCTTTACACGCTGAAAAAATGGCTTTTGCCAATGGCTGGCGGCAAAAAGTAATGGAAGACATGCTGGCCGCCACGCGTGAGCGCGATACCCTGAACGAGCAATTACAAAAATCGGACCGTAGGCGGCAAATGGTTTCGCTGGTTTCACCTGTGGATGCTGTGGTACTTGATATTGCCAAGCTGTCTCAGGGCTCTGTTTTAAAAGAAGCAGAACAGATGTTTACCCTGGTCCCTTTGGGTGCGGTGCTGGAAGTTGAAGCCAAAATTGATTCGCTGGATATTGGCTATATTAAAGAAGGCGATCCGGTGCATATGAAGCTGGATGCCTTTCCTTTTCAAAAGCACGGCATGTTAGAGGGAAAGGTACGCACCATTAGCGAAGATTCTTTTCGCAATGAAACGGCCCCGCGTGGCGCAGATGCTTTTTATATCAGCCATATTAATTTAGGGCCAAATAAGCTAAAAATGATGACAGGTAAATCACGCTTATTACCCGGCATGACGCTTTCTGCTGAAATTGTTGTGGGTAAGCGCTCAGTGATTTCCTATTTAATCTGGCCGCTAACCAAGGCAATGGGCGAGGCAATCAGAGAGCCTTAA
- a CDS encoding methyltransferase domain-containing protein, producing MTRSLDIGCGPSPKNPFNADEVFGIDVREDLDANIKCADLVLDPIPFEDGYFDFVTAHDFLEHVPRVIYVPNRRNAFVEVMNEVYRVLKVGGQFLSFTPAYPHPEAFRDPTHVNIITDQTFQAYFDNVNRWAAAYGFHGAFEIKLQEWRGPHLLTVMQKVEIPE from the coding sequence ATGACACGAAGCTTGGATATTGGTTGCGGGCCTAGCCCTAAAAACCCATTTAATGCCGATGAAGTATTTGGCATTGATGTCAGGGAAGATTTGGATGCAAATATCAAATGCGCTGACTTAGTGCTTGATCCTATTCCTTTTGAAGACGGGTATTTTGATTTTGTCACTGCGCACGATTTTTTAGAGCACGTTCCCCGGGTGATTTATGTGCCCAATCGTAGAAATGCTTTTGTTGAAGTGATGAATGAAGTTTATCGGGTATTAAAAGTAGGTGGGCAATTCTTATCCTTTACACCCGCATACCCTCACCCGGAAGCATTTCGCGACCCAACCCACGTTAATATTATTACCGATCAAACATTTCAGGCTTATTTTGATAATGTAAATCGCTGGGCTGCCGCCTATGGGTTTCATGGTGCATTTGAAATTAAATTGCAAGAATGGCGCGGCCCGCATTTGCTTACTGTGATGCAAAAAGTAGAAATTCCAGAATAA
- a CDS encoding class I SAM-dependent methyltransferase, whose product MSMNEIHEKHWAEFMTDAHHRTLYDSWWTSRSVGYWRQTRLYAAVFEVLGGLKDFSWLTVGDGAGYDAWRLLQAGYREVLATDLDDAVLAETKAAGFIQNISIENAESLSFADNSFDFILCKEALHHMSRPYAAIYEMFRVARYGVVVIEPQDPWVDYPCRVDQSQPHYESVGNYVYQYSTRELEKIAYGLNIRGIASKKMMDVYTPGCEFAMCNDGDPIWESTRTRTEQLTSAMHAGEVVASYVQAVFFKNTVTPELFDMLAQQNPEWRFLRTDTNPFLNGTNAF is encoded by the coding sequence ATGTCGATGAATGAGATCCATGAAAAGCATTGGGCTGAATTTATGACCGATGCGCATCACCGCACCTTATACGATTCATGGTGGACTTCTCGCAGTGTGGGCTATTGGCGGCAAACCCGTTTATATGCGGCGGTATTTGAAGTATTAGGTGGCTTAAAAGATTTTTCATGGCTTACTGTGGGCGATGGTGCAGGCTACGATGCCTGGCGTTTATTGCAGGCAGGCTATCGCGAAGTATTGGCCACGGATTTGGATGATGCCGTACTAGCCGAAACCAAAGCCGCCGGTTTTATTCAGAATATATCCATTGAAAATGCTGAATCACTCAGTTTTGCTGATAATTCATTTGATTTTATTTTATGCAAAGAAGCATTGCATCATATGAGCAGGCCCTATGCTGCTATTTATGAAATGTTTCGTGTGGCGCGCTATGGTGTGGTGGTGATAGAACCTCAGGATCCATGGGTAGATTACCCCTGCCGCGTGGATCAGAGCCAGCCTCATTATGAATCGGTTGGCAATTATGTTTATCAGTATTCCACCCGAGAATTAGAAAAGATTGCCTATGGCTTAAATATACGAGGCATTGCCAGCAAAAAAATGATGGATGTCTATACACCGGGCTGCGAATTTGCCATGTGTAATGATGGCGATCCAATATGGGAATCCACCCGCACACGCACCGAGCAATTAACCTCGGCCATGCATGCGGGTGAAGTGGTGGCCAGCTATGTGCAGGCGGTGTTTTTCAAAAATACAGTGACGCCAGAGCTGTTTGATATGCTGGCTCAGCAAAATCCTGAATGGCGTTTTTTACGAACAGATACAAACCCATTTCTGAATGGAACAAACGCATTTTAA